The proteins below come from a single Mya arenaria isolate MELC-2E11 chromosome 6, ASM2691426v1 genomic window:
- the LOC128238337 gene encoding CCR4-NOT transcription complex subunit 2-like isoform X1, with protein sequence MMDTNTMVNMSMASSLASSLSNSSSMSGFPNSSLANSSSMSGFPNSSLANSSSMAGFPNSSIANASSMSGFPSSILANSSSMTGFSNNTSMASDFTNMGNPGSTNSSAFGQKYTVDQMSWNTQFGLSGRKGMGELSPGSRSKLSGLPSTSQTLPTQGQQAFNIQMPKHNRKSGGFFGEDDDPETSMYMPSTIFRPDNKDGLTQSQSPSNPAVGFGNNFYSQGGLNSFPMPQRQGPISGSGTQFQRNLTPTSLGNQSFTPGSGILQNSPNRGVITAIGQHRMINSASSQQAPISALQKRPIGSGLQSSSGPISNLASSFGFPSRSESSQMNFDPAEFPSLGNQLPPQSSMSGGNPRNYVGMVKTDRQDQTPEFQIVQEDFPALPGAQSTLSMFVSDPQTAGSTDPSKKQHQNLISGSSYEQALNNKDKFPNDKQGSGPPKGVHIHADGRVTNIPQGMVADQFGMVGLLTFIRSAEMDNSLVALAPGMDLTTLGLNLNSPENLYSTFQSPWVDLPCRPQDIDFHVPWEYMTNIYIRDKLSPIKLNRYGEDLLFFLFYMNGGDVLQLAAAAELYNRDWRYHKDERVWLTRPPGVEPIVNGGTYERGTYYFFDVQNWRKVPKEFHLEYEKLETRPTLPSRLYYNPNQPVDTH encoded by the exons ATGATGGATACAAACACGATGGTGAATATGAGCATGGCCTCCAGTCTAGCATCCAGTCTCTCTAACTCAAGCAGTATGTCGGGATTCCCAAACAGCAGTCTTGCTAACTCAAGCAGTATGTCGGGATTCCCAAACAGCAGTCTTGCTAACTCGAGCAGTATGGCGGGATTCCCAAACAGCAGTATCGCTAATGCAAGCAGTATGTCGGGATTCCCAAGCAGCATTCTCGCAAACTCCAGCAGTATGACAGGATTCTCAAACAACACAAGCATGGCGTCAGATTTCACAAATATGGGAAATCCGGGCTCAACTAACAGTTCTGCATTTGGACA AAAATACACCGTTGATCAAATGTCTTGGAACACGCA GTTCGGTCTAAGTGGTCGTAAGGGGATGGGAGAGCTGTCCCCAGGGTCCCGGAGCAAGTTGTCAGGCCTTCCAAGCACAAGTCAGACCCTCCCCACCCAGGGACAACAAGCCTTTAACATACAGATGCCAAAACACAATCGCAAATCA gGCGGGTTTTTTGGTGAGGATGATGATCCGGAGACGAGTATGTACATGCCTTCAACCATCTTCAGACCAGATAATAAAGAC GGTTTGACTCAGTCCCAGTCCCCCTCCAACCCGGCAGTTGGCTTCGGCAATAACTTCTACTCACAAG GTGGGTTGAACTCATTTCCAATGCCCCAGCGACAAGGCCCGATATCTGGGTCCGGTACCCAATTTCAGCGCAATCTCACTCCCACTAGTCTTGGTAACCAATCTTTTACGCCGGGCTCCGGTATTCTCCAAAATTCACCCAACAG AGGAGTGATAACAGCGATAGGCCAACATCGAATGATCAACAGTGCGTCCAGCCAACAGGCACCAATATCAGCCCTTCAGAAACGACCCATTGGCTCAGGATTACAAAG tTCATCAGGCCCTATATCAAACCTTGCATCGTCATTTGGTTTCCCGTCCCGGTCAGAAAGTTCACAGATGAACTTTGACCCCGCAGAATTCCCTTCATTAGGCAACCAACTGCCGCCACAGAGCTCAATGTCTGGGGGTAACCCCAGAAACTACG TAGGCATGGTGAAGACTGACCGGCAAGACCAGACTCCCGAGTTTCAAATTGTGCAGGAGGACTTCCCCGCCCTTCCCGGAGCTCAGA GTACATTATCTATGTTTGTGTCTGATCCACAAACGGCAGGGAGCACAGACCCCTCTAAAAAGCAG cACCAGAACTTGATATCAGGGTCATCATATGAGCAAGCATTGAACAACAAAGATAAGTTTCCCAATGATAAACAGGGAAGCGGCCCGCCCAAGGGTGTACACATACATGCTGATG GTCGTGTAACAAACATCCCCCAGGGTATGGTAGCTGACCAGTTTGGCATGGTGGGTTTGCTAACGTTCATTCGATCAGCAGAAATGGACAACAGTTTAGTAGCGCTGGCGCCCGGCATGGACCTGACCACCCTCGGTCTCAATTTAAACTCACCTGA GAACCTGTACAGTACCTTCCAGTCCCCCTGGGTAGATCTCCCGTGCCGACCCCAAGACATTGACTTTCACGTGCCCTGGGAATACATGACCAATATCTACATCAGGGATAAG TTATCACCCATCAAACTAAACCGGTACGGAGAGGACCTGCTGTTTTTCCTCTTCTACATGAACGGCGGGGACGTATTACAGCTAGCGGCAGCAGCAGAATT GTACAATCGAGATTGGCGATACCACAAGGATGAGAGAGTATGGCTTACGCGGCCACCTGGTGTGGAACCAATTGTGAATGGAGGCACTTACGAACGAggaacatattattttttcgaCGTACAGAACTGGCGAAAAGTGCCCAAAGAATTTCACTTAGAATACGAGAAACTGGAAACTCGGCCAACTCTCCCTTCAAGATTGTACTATAATCCAAATCAGCCAGTGGATACCCATTAG
- the LOC128238337 gene encoding CCR4-NOT transcription complex subunit 2-like isoform X2, translated as MMDTNTMVNMSMASSLASSLSNSSSMSGFPNSSLANSSSMSGFPNSSLANSSSMAGFPNSSIANASSMSGFPSSILANSSSMTGFSNNTSMASDFTNMGNPGSTNSSAFGQKYTVDQMSWNTQFGLSGRKGMGELSPGSRSKLSGLPSTSQTLPTQGQQAFNIQMPKHNRKSGGFFGEDDDPETSMYMPSTIFRPDNKDGLTQSQSPSNPAVGFGNNFYSQGGLNSFPMPQRQGPISGSGTQFQRNLTPTSLGNQSFTPGSGILQNSPNRGVITAIGQHRMINSASSQQAPISALQKRPIGSGLQSSSGPISNLASSFGFPSRSESSQMNFDPAEFPSLGNQLPPQSSMSGGNPRNYGMVKTDRQDQTPEFQIVQEDFPALPGAQSTLSMFVSDPQTAGSTDPSKKQHQNLISGSSYEQALNNKDKFPNDKQGSGPPKGVHIHADGRVTNIPQGMVADQFGMVGLLTFIRSAEMDNSLVALAPGMDLTTLGLNLNSPENLYSTFQSPWVDLPCRPQDIDFHVPWEYMTNIYIRDKLSPIKLNRYGEDLLFFLFYMNGGDVLQLAAAAELYNRDWRYHKDERVWLTRPPGVEPIVNGGTYERGTYYFFDVQNWRKVPKEFHLEYEKLETRPTLPSRLYYNPNQPVDTH; from the exons ATGATGGATACAAACACGATGGTGAATATGAGCATGGCCTCCAGTCTAGCATCCAGTCTCTCTAACTCAAGCAGTATGTCGGGATTCCCAAACAGCAGTCTTGCTAACTCAAGCAGTATGTCGGGATTCCCAAACAGCAGTCTTGCTAACTCGAGCAGTATGGCGGGATTCCCAAACAGCAGTATCGCTAATGCAAGCAGTATGTCGGGATTCCCAAGCAGCATTCTCGCAAACTCCAGCAGTATGACAGGATTCTCAAACAACACAAGCATGGCGTCAGATTTCACAAATATGGGAAATCCGGGCTCAACTAACAGTTCTGCATTTGGACA AAAATACACCGTTGATCAAATGTCTTGGAACACGCA GTTCGGTCTAAGTGGTCGTAAGGGGATGGGAGAGCTGTCCCCAGGGTCCCGGAGCAAGTTGTCAGGCCTTCCAAGCACAAGTCAGACCCTCCCCACCCAGGGACAACAAGCCTTTAACATACAGATGCCAAAACACAATCGCAAATCA gGCGGGTTTTTTGGTGAGGATGATGATCCGGAGACGAGTATGTACATGCCTTCAACCATCTTCAGACCAGATAATAAAGAC GGTTTGACTCAGTCCCAGTCCCCCTCCAACCCGGCAGTTGGCTTCGGCAATAACTTCTACTCACAAG GTGGGTTGAACTCATTTCCAATGCCCCAGCGACAAGGCCCGATATCTGGGTCCGGTACCCAATTTCAGCGCAATCTCACTCCCACTAGTCTTGGTAACCAATCTTTTACGCCGGGCTCCGGTATTCTCCAAAATTCACCCAACAG AGGAGTGATAACAGCGATAGGCCAACATCGAATGATCAACAGTGCGTCCAGCCAACAGGCACCAATATCAGCCCTTCAGAAACGACCCATTGGCTCAGGATTACAAAG tTCATCAGGCCCTATATCAAACCTTGCATCGTCATTTGGTTTCCCGTCCCGGTCAGAAAGTTCACAGATGAACTTTGACCCCGCAGAATTCCCTTCATTAGGCAACCAACTGCCGCCACAGAGCTCAATGTCTGGGGGTAACCCCAGAAACTACG GCATGGTGAAGACTGACCGGCAAGACCAGACTCCCGAGTTTCAAATTGTGCAGGAGGACTTCCCCGCCCTTCCCGGAGCTCAGA GTACATTATCTATGTTTGTGTCTGATCCACAAACGGCAGGGAGCACAGACCCCTCTAAAAAGCAG cACCAGAACTTGATATCAGGGTCATCATATGAGCAAGCATTGAACAACAAAGATAAGTTTCCCAATGATAAACAGGGAAGCGGCCCGCCCAAGGGTGTACACATACATGCTGATG GTCGTGTAACAAACATCCCCCAGGGTATGGTAGCTGACCAGTTTGGCATGGTGGGTTTGCTAACGTTCATTCGATCAGCAGAAATGGACAACAGTTTAGTAGCGCTGGCGCCCGGCATGGACCTGACCACCCTCGGTCTCAATTTAAACTCACCTGA GAACCTGTACAGTACCTTCCAGTCCCCCTGGGTAGATCTCCCGTGCCGACCCCAAGACATTGACTTTCACGTGCCCTGGGAATACATGACCAATATCTACATCAGGGATAAG TTATCACCCATCAAACTAAACCGGTACGGAGAGGACCTGCTGTTTTTCCTCTTCTACATGAACGGCGGGGACGTATTACAGCTAGCGGCAGCAGCAGAATT GTACAATCGAGATTGGCGATACCACAAGGATGAGAGAGTATGGCTTACGCGGCCACCTGGTGTGGAACCAATTGTGAATGGAGGCACTTACGAACGAggaacatattattttttcgaCGTACAGAACTGGCGAAAAGTGCCCAAAGAATTTCACTTAGAATACGAGAAACTGGAAACTCGGCCAACTCTCCCTTCAAGATTGTACTATAATCCAAATCAGCCAGTGGATACCCATTAG
- the LOC128238337 gene encoding CCR4-NOT transcription complex subunit 2-like isoform X3, whose protein sequence is MMDTNTMVNMSMASSLASSLSNSSSMSGFPNSSLANSSSMSGFPNSSLANSSSMAGFPNSSIANASSMSGFPSSILANSSSMTGFSNNTSMASDFTNMGNPGSTNSSAFGQFGLSGRKGMGELSPGSRSKLSGLPSTSQTLPTQGQQAFNIQMPKHNRKSGGFFGEDDDPETSMYMPSTIFRPDNKDGLTQSQSPSNPAVGFGNNFYSQGGLNSFPMPQRQGPISGSGTQFQRNLTPTSLGNQSFTPGSGILQNSPNRGVITAIGQHRMINSASSQQAPISALQKRPIGSGLQSSSGPISNLASSFGFPSRSESSQMNFDPAEFPSLGNQLPPQSSMSGGNPRNYVGMVKTDRQDQTPEFQIVQEDFPALPGAQSTLSMFVSDPQTAGSTDPSKKQHQNLISGSSYEQALNNKDKFPNDKQGSGPPKGVHIHADGRVTNIPQGMVADQFGMVGLLTFIRSAEMDNSLVALAPGMDLTTLGLNLNSPENLYSTFQSPWVDLPCRPQDIDFHVPWEYMTNIYIRDKLSPIKLNRYGEDLLFFLFYMNGGDVLQLAAAAELYNRDWRYHKDERVWLTRPPGVEPIVNGGTYERGTYYFFDVQNWRKVPKEFHLEYEKLETRPTLPSRLYYNPNQPVDTH, encoded by the exons ATGATGGATACAAACACGATGGTGAATATGAGCATGGCCTCCAGTCTAGCATCCAGTCTCTCTAACTCAAGCAGTATGTCGGGATTCCCAAACAGCAGTCTTGCTAACTCAAGCAGTATGTCGGGATTCCCAAACAGCAGTCTTGCTAACTCGAGCAGTATGGCGGGATTCCCAAACAGCAGTATCGCTAATGCAAGCAGTATGTCGGGATTCCCAAGCAGCATTCTCGCAAACTCCAGCAGTATGACAGGATTCTCAAACAACACAAGCATGGCGTCAGATTTCACAAATATGGGAAATCCGGGCTCAACTAACAGTTCTGCATTTGGACA GTTCGGTCTAAGTGGTCGTAAGGGGATGGGAGAGCTGTCCCCAGGGTCCCGGAGCAAGTTGTCAGGCCTTCCAAGCACAAGTCAGACCCTCCCCACCCAGGGACAACAAGCCTTTAACATACAGATGCCAAAACACAATCGCAAATCA gGCGGGTTTTTTGGTGAGGATGATGATCCGGAGACGAGTATGTACATGCCTTCAACCATCTTCAGACCAGATAATAAAGAC GGTTTGACTCAGTCCCAGTCCCCCTCCAACCCGGCAGTTGGCTTCGGCAATAACTTCTACTCACAAG GTGGGTTGAACTCATTTCCAATGCCCCAGCGACAAGGCCCGATATCTGGGTCCGGTACCCAATTTCAGCGCAATCTCACTCCCACTAGTCTTGGTAACCAATCTTTTACGCCGGGCTCCGGTATTCTCCAAAATTCACCCAACAG AGGAGTGATAACAGCGATAGGCCAACATCGAATGATCAACAGTGCGTCCAGCCAACAGGCACCAATATCAGCCCTTCAGAAACGACCCATTGGCTCAGGATTACAAAG tTCATCAGGCCCTATATCAAACCTTGCATCGTCATTTGGTTTCCCGTCCCGGTCAGAAAGTTCACAGATGAACTTTGACCCCGCAGAATTCCCTTCATTAGGCAACCAACTGCCGCCACAGAGCTCAATGTCTGGGGGTAACCCCAGAAACTACG TAGGCATGGTGAAGACTGACCGGCAAGACCAGACTCCCGAGTTTCAAATTGTGCAGGAGGACTTCCCCGCCCTTCCCGGAGCTCAGA GTACATTATCTATGTTTGTGTCTGATCCACAAACGGCAGGGAGCACAGACCCCTCTAAAAAGCAG cACCAGAACTTGATATCAGGGTCATCATATGAGCAAGCATTGAACAACAAAGATAAGTTTCCCAATGATAAACAGGGAAGCGGCCCGCCCAAGGGTGTACACATACATGCTGATG GTCGTGTAACAAACATCCCCCAGGGTATGGTAGCTGACCAGTTTGGCATGGTGGGTTTGCTAACGTTCATTCGATCAGCAGAAATGGACAACAGTTTAGTAGCGCTGGCGCCCGGCATGGACCTGACCACCCTCGGTCTCAATTTAAACTCACCTGA GAACCTGTACAGTACCTTCCAGTCCCCCTGGGTAGATCTCCCGTGCCGACCCCAAGACATTGACTTTCACGTGCCCTGGGAATACATGACCAATATCTACATCAGGGATAAG TTATCACCCATCAAACTAAACCGGTACGGAGAGGACCTGCTGTTTTTCCTCTTCTACATGAACGGCGGGGACGTATTACAGCTAGCGGCAGCAGCAGAATT GTACAATCGAGATTGGCGATACCACAAGGATGAGAGAGTATGGCTTACGCGGCCACCTGGTGTGGAACCAATTGTGAATGGAGGCACTTACGAACGAggaacatattattttttcgaCGTACAGAACTGGCGAAAAGTGCCCAAAGAATTTCACTTAGAATACGAGAAACTGGAAACTCGGCCAACTCTCCCTTCAAGATTGTACTATAATCCAAATCAGCCAGTGGATACCCATTAG
- the LOC128238339 gene encoding nucleoporin Nup43-like: MADIRVKFVSQKISKVRFRPAQGIYSQGSDVFASGNWDDESGRVCLWQIPLAQRDNGDMEGGDTATDREPTQLCETSHRGDVTDMEFLGTEAVAVSSSLGTVTVYRHRGLKSLEEASHWSGIHSGLGHVSCACTCVATQGEDLLVSAGEDGRINVLNISHRTPIRTIKKANSCTINGVRFLKQLEVITVDSSGQLKIFDLRQNSEEPSKTFTVSGEQTPLQSIARHPTQQHVVATGGHDGVLSIWDLRQEKFPVTLLEAHSAPMWEVKFHPTNPEHLFTCSEDGSVWHWDSSAVTSLVTGTGAGSGGGSLFAQPPGGAQQPQITSPWLGLESGRSKMEISTLLPNQSLPINTLDIDGETLICGSDEEAIYTIDIPGIR; encoded by the exons ATGGCGGACATCAGAGTGAAATTTGTGTctcaaaaaatatcaaaagttcGTTTTCGTCCAGCCCAAGGCATATACTCACAGGGCTCAGACGTTTTTGCCTCAGGAAATTGGGACGATGAG aGTGGCAGGGTGTGTTTGTGGCAGATTCCCCTGGCACAGAGGGACAATGGTGACATGGAGGGAGGGGATACAGCGACGGACCGGGAACCAACACAGCTGTGCGAGACCAGCCACAGGGGAGATGTCACCGACATGGAG TTTCTAGGTACAGAAGCTGTTGCAGTCTCATCATCGTTGGGAACAGTAACAGTGTACAGACACAGAGGCTTAAAG AGCCTGGAGGAGGCTAGCCATTGGTCGGGTATACATAGTGGGCTTGGTCACGTATCATGCGCGTGCACCTGTGTGGCCACCCAGGGAGAGGATCTCCTCGTTAGTGCTGGGGAAGACGGCAGAATCAATGTGCTCAACATCTCACATAGGACGCCCATCAGAACAataa AAAAGGCAAATAGCTGTACTATCAATGGGGTCCGTTTCCTCAAGCAGCTGGAAGTCATCACAGTCGACTCCAGTGGGCAGCTCAAGATCTTCGACCTCAGGCAAAACTCTGAGGAACCATCCAAAACATTCACAGT ATCTGGAGAACAGACACCCCTGCAGAGCATCGCTCGTCATCCAACTCAGCAGCATGTTGTGGCCACTGGCGGCCATGATGGCGTATTGTCCATCTGGGACTTACGTCAGGAGAAATTCCCCGTCACACTCCTTGAGGCACACTCCGCTCCAA TGTGGGAGGTAAAATTTCACCCCACAAATCCTGAACATCTGTTCACCTGCTCCGAGGATGGCTCAGTGTGGCACTGGGATAGCTCCGCAGTTACCTCCCTTGTCACAGGCACTG GAGCAGGATCTGGGGGTGGATCCCTATTTGCCCAGCCCCCTGGGGGAGCCCAGCAGCCCCAGATCACCAGCCCCTGGCTGGGTCTCGAATCTGGGCGTTCCAAGATGGAGATCTCCACCCTCCTGCCAAATCAGTCCCTACCCATCAACACCCTCGACATCGACGGGGAAACTCTCATTTGTGGTTCGGATGAAGAGGCTATCTACACAATTGACATACCTGGCATTAGATAG